The Solibacillus sp. FSL R7-0668 genome includes the window TTAAACTGACGGAGCTGCATGCAAATCGTTAAATACAATTCCATCACTTCAAAATACATGCTCGGTCCCTTTGCAAGTATATCCTCACAAATTTCCTTTGCTCGCTCATAGCCTTTCGTTTCATAAAGTGAATAAGCATAGACACTTAATGTAACTTCATCGCCCTCTTCCAAAAGTAATGCCTGTTCGAATAAATCATTCGCCTCTTGAAAACGATTTTGCTCGGCTAATATTTTCGCTTCATTAAATAATCGTTGCACCGTTCCAGGAAATAAAATTACTTTCCGCGATGTTTTATGGTTTTCCATCTATTTCAACTCCAATCATTGTGAAGTAGTACAATGATACAATTTACATTCAAATTATAGCATATGAAACGTCCATCCTTCCTGTCATGAAAATTCACAATTTTAATATTTGTCATAATTTACATTAATTAAAAAAAGTATATACTAAGTACTAAGTTACACATATTCCCGTTATGCTCAGTAAATAATCTAACTCATTTAAAAAGGAGCGTTTCACATGGTCGTACTTTCTGAAAATGTATTATTAGAGTTTAAGCCGCGTTTCGAAAAGTCTTTAGAAAACTTACCGATTACGGTTGTTAGTCGCAGTACTGCAATTATCAATGAAACCGAATATCCTGTGAAGTTCGATTTTATTACAGAGACATTTGTTGATTACAAAAAGCAAGTGGTGACAACGAATATCATTCAAATTGAAGGCACGATTCCCGGATCGATTAAAATTGGTGCGCTAACGGTCGTTCCTCAGCATCTATACATCACTTGTGAATTTGAAATTTTGTCGATTACGAACAATGAATTAAAAACATTAGTTCAAGACGAAAATCCATTGCTTTTATATAGTAACTGGCTGCTGGAAGCCATTGAAAATGAAACATTCGTGCTTGAAGTAAAAACAGATACAGGTCAAATAGTAGACTGGCCCGTCGGAATTAAAAATGCATACTTTTTATAAACTTTGGACGATGCTAACCATTTAGCATCGTTTTTTCGTATAATGCGCGGTGGTTTAGTTCAAAAAATTCATTTCAATTTAAAATTTCAACTAGCTACTGTATACTAGGCGCTATGCACATTTCAATAAATTGAACGATATGAAAGAAGGAAAATGGAACATGAAATATGGATTTATCGGGCTTGGTAATATGGCCAGCGCTATCATACATGGAATGATTACGAGTAGAAAATTTACCCCCTCAGATGTATACGGGATTAATCGCTCCATCGGAAAAACCGAACTTCTAATGGATAAATATGCAATTCAAGCTACTACTTCGATTGAACAGCTCACGAAAGAAGTTGATGTCATCATCCTTGCGATTAAACCACAAATGTTCGAGGATGTTCTGCCAACCATCCAAAAACACATCACGGACAAACACATCGTCATCTCCATCGCAGCGGGAAAATCGCTGGATTATTTACATGAACAATTAGGGAAGGATACAACCATCTTCCGCGTCATGCCCAATATTAATGCGACAATTGGGGCTTCCACAAGCTGTTATTCTACACTTCATGCCAATGACGCACAAAAAGCATTGGTGGAACAATTATTTTCAACAGTTGGTTCAATTGTTGAACTTCCTGAAAACTTATTCTCGATTTTTACAACGATTGGTTGTGCTTCACCTGCATTTACCTACCTCTATATTGATTCATTGGCTCGCGCTGCTGTTCGTGAAGGTATGCCTAAGGAAATGGCATTAGAAATCGCAGCCAGTTCGGTACTAGGTAGCGCGAAAATGGTTTTAGAATCTGATTCGCATCCGTGGGCTTTAATCGATCAAGTTTGTTCACCAGGTGGAACGACAATTCAAGGTGTTACTTCCCTACAAGTAAATCATTTCGAAAGCACCATTTACGAGGCTGTTGATGCTGTTACGACAAAAGACGCCCTTCTGCAAAAGCAAACAGTAAAATAATTAGAAACCTAGTGATTTCAAGTCACTAGGTTTTGTTTTTCATAATGAAATTTTGAGAATTATCAAGATTATTCAAACAAATTTGATTGAGCTTCCATCTCGTTTTTCTTTCTCTGACACCGAAATTCCCCTACTCCATTCTTATTATTGACACTCCCTCTAAATTTTTTTAAAAACTTAATTGCTAACTTTCCTACTATTTTATATAATCAATCTTGTTTCAAAAGAAACAACACTATAAAAGATGATTGGGAGCGTGACAAGGAATTGGGTAAAGCATTGATTATTGGAGCTGGCGGTGTAGCTAGCGTAGTGGTACACAAATGTGTCCAAAACTCTGAAGTATTCGAAGAGATTATGATCGCAAGTCGAACAAAATCTAAGTGCGATGCTTTAAAGGAAAAATTAGATGGTGGGAAAACGATTATCCATACAGCACAAGTGGATGCGGATAACACTGAAGAACTAATTGACCTAATCAATGGATTTAAACCAGATGTGGTAATTAACGTAGCTTTACCATATCAAGACTTAACTATTATGGATGCATGTTTAGCAACGAAGACTCATTATGTAGACACAGCGAACTACGAGCCTTTGGATACGGCTAAATTCGAATATAAATGGCAATGGGCTTATAAAGAGCGTTTTGAAGAAGCGGGCATTACTGCGCTTCTAGGTTCTGGTTTCGACCCAGGTGTAACAGGCGTATTCACAGCGCATGCACAAAAGCATCACTTCGATGAAATTCATTACATCGATATCGTGGATGCAAACGGTGGCGACCATGGCCTTCCATTCGCAACGAACTTCAACCCAGAAATCAACATTCGTGAAATTACGGCGAACGGTCGTTTCTGGAAAGAAGGCGAGTGGGTAGAAACAAAGCCTTTAGAGCACAAAATGGTATATAACTTACCAGAAATCGGCGAAAAAGATTGCTATCTTCTATACCATGAAGAATTAGAATCTTTAGCGAAAAATATTAAAGGATTAAAACAAATCCGATTCTGGATGACATTTGGTCAAAAATATTTAACACACTTAAATGTACTTGAAAATGTTGGCATGACTTCAATCGAGCCAATCGAATTCCAAGGTCAAATGATTCAACCAATCCAGTTCCTAAAAGCAGTGTTACCAGACCCAGCAACATTAGGTCCACTAACAAAAGGTAAAACAAACATCGGCTGTATCGTTCGCGGACTTAAAGATGGCGAAGAGAAAACATACTATGTGTACAATGTTTGTGACCACCAAGAATGCTACCAAGAAGTGGGCTCTCAAGCCATTTCTTATACAACAGGTGTCCCAGCAATGATTGGTGCCATGTTAGTCATGAACGGTGAGTGGCAAAAACCAGGTGTTTGGAATGTAGAAGACTTCAATCCAGACCCATTCATGGACGCTTTAAATAAATGGGGATTACCATGGCAAGAAACAGAAAACCCTGATTTAGTAGATTTAGATTTCACAAATCCAACGCAAGAGGTTAAAGCGTAATGGCGAGCGTGAAGGCAGATTCGAAGCCGATTATGACTGCTGCTCTTAAACAAGAAACAGGCATAGATTGGCAGACAGCCCCATCCCCTGCTTTCGTTGTCGACGAACGCTTACTCGAGCGCAATTTAAAGCTTTTAAAATCCCTACAAGATCGTACTGGCTGTGAAATTTTACTTGCGCTGAAAGGTTTTTCAATGTGGTCAACATTTCCAATGGCACGCAACTATTTAGCAGGGATTACTTCCTCTTCTCTATTTGAGGCGCGCCTTGGTTTTGAGGAATTCGGCAAGGAAGTCCATGCCTATGCACCTGCCTATGCAGAGCACGAAATTGACGAATATTTAACGTATGTGAATCACATCGTCTTTAACTCATTTGATCAGTTAAATAAGTATAAAGACAAAGTATTAAGTCATGAGAAAAACATTTCGATTGGCTTACGTGTGAATCCTGGTTATTCCGAGGTGGAAACACCACTTTACGACCCTTGCTACATTAATTCTCGCCTTGGGATTCCGGTTGAATCATTTCGACCGGACGAGCTTGACGGGGTAGAAGGCATTCACTTCCATGCCATGTGTGAACAAGGGGCGGATGTATTAGAACGTATTTTAGTTCACTTTGAAGAAAAATATGGTCAGTACTTGCATCAAATGAAGTGGGTAAACTTCGGTGGTGGTCATCATATTACAAAGCCTGGTTATGATGTGGAGCTCCTTGTAAAGCTCATAAACCGCATTCAAGACACATATGATGTCAAAGTTATTTTAGAGCCAGGAGAAGCCATTGCGCTCAATACAGGTTATTTAGTCGCTACGGTTTTAGATATCGTACACAACGGCATGGAGCTCGCGATTGTAGATTCCTCAGCAACTTGCCATATGCCTGATACCCTAGAAATGCCGTACCGCGCACATATTATTGGCTCAGGTGAAGCAAATGAAAAAGCATATACATACCGCCTAGGTGGTATGACATGCTTAGCTGGTGATATAATCGGTGATTATTCATTTGATGAACCATTAAAAGCTGGCGACAAGCTCGTATTTACAGACATGGCGCATTACACAATGGTGAAAACGCATATGTTCAACGGGGTTAACTTACCAAGTATTTGCTCTTATAATGAAGAGGATGGTATGAAGGTCATTCGTACATTCCATTATGAGGATTATAAAGGGCGTTTGTCATAAGAAAAAGCAGAAACGTTTAGGCGTTTCTGCTTTTTTGTCATTGAAGTGGGAAATATATGATTCGATGGAATGTTGGTTGCCAAATTCCTTGCTCGTTTTTCTCCACTCTCACCTCTGATGGCAGTCCATTTTCTCCAGTAAACACAACCCAGCCCTCTTTATCTGAGCGCTGATCAAATGTGGCATTTTCAATTCCGTTAAAATACCTTGCAATTATAAGACGATTTAATTCCGGTGTGAATAATTGCTGGCGTACAGCTTTTGTTTTTTCATAATGCTGCCTTGCTTCTAGTATGTCTTTATTATTAGAAGTTGACATTAGTGCTTCGTATGTTCCGTAATCCTGATCAATATCACTCAAGAAAAACATTTTAACGATTGAAACAGGTGAAATATGATGTAAACGCTCTAAATCATGATCCATTTTAAACGCCTCGTACACCGCCTGTTCTTCTGGCGTCAAAGTATACGCTAATTCTTCCGTGGCTTGAATCGCTGTCACCTTACCAACGAGTTGTGTGTCCTTTATTTTTAGTAATTGATGACGAGATTTTTCAAGATGATAACTATAAATAACGAGCTCATCTTTAGCCACCTGAATGATTTCATTGACAAAAGGTGAAAAGGATACTCCCCTTTCATGAAAGTAATACGGATTTTTAAAGGGGTCTTTTTTTAAGTCCCCTACTATTTTCTCACCGAGCCCACGCATTTTTAATACTGTACCATTGACTATAATTTGACCCTCATCCATCGTTACAGAGTCATCCGCTAAACCAAGCACTGTTGAGACAATAATTCCAGATGGCGTATAGTAAGCAACATAATCCCCGTAAGTAATTGGGGCTTCTTTATCAATGACCATTGGAAATCCCTCTAGCATCCATTGTTCACCAAGTAAATGTGCATAATAGGGTTCAATAACCTCTAATCCGGACACATCATCCAGTAACGGCAATAACGTCTCCCCTTCACTGGCAGTTAGAACACTTTTTTGAGGTGCAAATTGTGCAAATAACAGCATTCCAATGAGACAGCACACTGCAACCGATACAGATAGCACCTGCCAATTGCGCTGTTTTCGCTTTGGCTTCGTTTGTAGTAGACGTTGCTTCATTTCTTTCGTAAACGGTGCATCTTGCTGTAATTCCTGCCGTAGTTGATTTTTAAACCCCTTCATAAAAAATCGCCTCCAACTCCTGATTGGTTTTTAATAATTCCCTGGCCCGACGAATTCTTGTACGCACCGTATTTTGCGAAACATCTAATAAATCAGCAATTTCAGCTACCTCAAATTCCTCGTAGTAGAATAAAATAATGACTTCTCGGTAATGCACGGGCAATGCAAACACAGTTTCTTTTAACGTTGCAAACGCCACTGTTGCTAAGTATGCTTGCTCTGTAGAAGGTTCACTTTTACGTAATGGGAGAAATTTCGTTAATATATTTTTTCGCTTTTGTTTGCGCAATTCATCATGACAGCAATTTATCGCAATCCGCGTTAAATATGTTTTTAATGAGGCCTCGTTACGGAAATCTTCTTTATGTAATAGAAACTTCATCAATACGTCCTGTGTAATTTCCTCTGCAAGCTGAATATCCTTCACATATAAGTAGCTAAAATGATATAAATATTCACCATATCGCTCGATTATTTGCTCCACCGACCATTCACCTCTTTTCCATTCTACCGCTTAGACGGATGTTGTCCGAAAAATTGTTCAAATCATTTGAAATTATTTTTGTAGATGTTTATTTTCCACACCATAAACATGAAAAAACACCATAGCGAAATACTATGGTGCAAAAATTCATGTGCCACAATAACTGACGAAGGGTGGTGCATCATCGGTTGGTGGTTCGCTAAATTTTGAGTCAGCGTGTGCATATGGATTGGTTACTACCTGTAGTAGCTCTAAATATAAAGCTGGCTCTCCTTCAACAAATTCATTAATCGCCTGTTCAACGACATGGTTTCGTGGAATAACAGCAGGATTCACCGTTTTCATAAAGTCCCTTGCTTCAGCAATTGTTGTTCCTTGCGATTCCAAACGTGCAAGCCATTTTTGCTCCCACTCCTTGAATTCCGTTGATTGGAATAATGGCTCACTCGGCTTGGCTCCTTCAGAAAGAGCACGGAATGTATTAGTAAAATCCGCTTCAAAGCGTTGCATATAATCAAGCAATTGTAAAATAAGTTTTTCATCTTGTGCTTCGATTGAAAGAAGTCCGAGCTTTTTACCCATTTCACTAAAATAATTCGCTTCAAACATACTTGGGAAGGTTTCAACAACCGGCTGTGCTAAGGCAATGGCTTCTTCAAGATTATCATGAAGAATCGGCAGCAAGCTTTCGGCAAAGCGCGTTAAATCCCATAAAGCCATATTCGGCTGATTGCCATATGCATAGCGCCCTTGCGTATCAATTGAGCTGTAAACAGTCGTCGGATCAAAGACATCCATAAATGCACATGGACCGTAATCA containing:
- the nspC gene encoding carboxynorspermidine decarboxylase, with translation MTAALKQETGIDWQTAPSPAFVVDERLLERNLKLLKSLQDRTGCEILLALKGFSMWSTFPMARNYLAGITSSSLFEARLGFEEFGKEVHAYAPAYAEHEIDEYLTYVNHIVFNSFDQLNKYKDKVLSHEKNISIGLRVNPGYSEVETPLYDPCYINSRLGIPVESFRPDELDGVEGIHFHAMCEQGADVLERILVHFEEKYGQYLHQMKWVNFGGGHHITKPGYDVELLVKLINRIQDTYDVKVILEPGEAIALNTGYLVATVLDIVHNGMELAIVDSSATCHMPDTLEMPYRAHIIGSGEANEKAYTYRLGGMTCLAGDIIGDYSFDEPLKAGDKLVFTDMAHYTMVKTHMFNGVNLPSICSYNEEDGMKVIRTFHYEDYKGRLS
- the proC gene encoding pyrroline-5-carboxylate reductase: MKYGFIGLGNMASAIIHGMITSRKFTPSDVYGINRSIGKTELLMDKYAIQATTSIEQLTKEVDVIILAIKPQMFEDVLPTIQKHITDKHIVISIAAGKSLDYLHEQLGKDTTIFRVMPNINATIGASTSCYSTLHANDAQKALVEQLFSTVGSIVELPENLFSIFTTIGCASPAFTYLYIDSLARAAVREGMPKEMALEIAASSVLGSAKMVLESDSHPWALIDQVCSPGGTTIQGVTSLQVNHFESTIYEAVDAVTTKDALLQKQTVK
- a CDS encoding RNA polymerase sigma factor, producing the protein MEQIIERYGEYLYHFSYLYVKDIQLAEEITQDVLMKFLLHKEDFRNEASLKTYLTRIAINCCHDELRKQKRKNILTKFLPLRKSEPSTEQAYLATVAFATLKETVFALPVHYREVIILFYYEEFEVAEIADLLDVSQNTVRTRIRRARELLKTNQELEAIFYEGV
- a CDS encoding saccharopine dehydrogenase family protein; this encodes MGKALIIGAGGVASVVVHKCVQNSEVFEEIMIASRTKSKCDALKEKLDGGKTIIHTAQVDADNTEELIDLINGFKPDVVINVALPYQDLTIMDACLATKTHYVDTANYEPLDTAKFEYKWQWAYKERFEEAGITALLGSGFDPGVTGVFTAHAQKHHFDEIHYIDIVDANGGDHGLPFATNFNPEINIREITANGRFWKEGEWVETKPLEHKMVYNLPEIGEKDCYLLYHEELESLAKNIKGLKQIRFWMTFGQKYLTHLNVLENVGMTSIEPIEFQGQMIQPIQFLKAVLPDPATLGPLTKGKTNIGCIVRGLKDGEEKTYYVYNVCDHQECYQEVGSQAISYTTGVPAMIGAMLVMNGEWQKPGVWNVEDFNPDPFMDALNKWGLPWQETENPDLVDLDFTNPTQEVKA